One Sodalinema gerasimenkoae IPPAS B-353 DNA segment encodes these proteins:
- a CDS encoding FAD-dependent oxidoreductase, whose amino-acid sequence MPNSPFHTFTISPMDEYNRELLQQTHPADWVNPKPADCYDLVVIGGGTAGLVVAVGAAGLDIGLKVALVERNLMGGDCLNTGCVPSKSLIRSSRVVGEMWNAPNYGIAAPEKIDVDFAAVMERLRKIRAGISHHDSAHRFAKAGVDIFLGNGSFTGNQAIQVDDVTLNYKKAVIATGARAVHPQTPGLAEAGYLTNETVFNLTERPNRLAVIGGGPIGCELAQAFRRLGSQVTLIHRHPHLLHREDADAAKIVQQIFIREGIELVLGCEPERVEKTEAGKVLQFNHKGEKKQVVVDEILIGAGRSPNVESLNLEAAGVAYNRRGVEVNEYLQTSNPKIYAAGDICMNWKFTHAADAAARIVIQNTLFAPFGLGRPKLSSQVLMVMRPAPSPINQYTAFFIWVSNQVKSAYRQSRVFFE is encoded by the coding sequence ATGCCTAACTCCCCATTTCACACCTTCACCATCTCCCCCATGGATGAGTACAACCGTGAACTCCTCCAACAAACCCATCCCGCCGATTGGGTAAATCCAAAACCCGCTGATTGCTACGATTTAGTGGTCATTGGCGGAGGAACCGCTGGATTAGTGGTTGCCGTTGGGGCCGCCGGATTGGACATTGGCCTCAAAGTGGCTCTGGTTGAACGTAACCTAATGGGGGGAGATTGCCTCAATACCGGTTGCGTTCCCTCTAAAAGCTTAATTCGCTCCTCCCGAGTGGTGGGAGAAATGTGGAACGCCCCCAACTATGGCATTGCTGCCCCTGAGAAAATTGATGTGGACTTCGCCGCCGTAATGGAACGGTTGCGAAAAATCCGTGCCGGGATTAGTCATCATGATTCCGCTCATCGCTTCGCCAAGGCTGGCGTGGATATCTTCCTGGGGAATGGCAGTTTTACTGGGAATCAAGCCATTCAAGTCGATGATGTCACCCTCAACTATAAAAAAGCCGTGATTGCCACGGGAGCGAGAGCTGTTCATCCCCAAACGCCGGGATTAGCCGAAGCGGGCTATCTCACCAATGAGACGGTGTTTAACCTCACCGAACGCCCCAACCGCCTCGCAGTCATTGGCGGTGGCCCCATTGGCTGTGAATTAGCTCAAGCCTTCCGTCGTCTTGGTTCCCAGGTGACACTGATTCATCGTCATCCCCATTTGTTGCATCGGGAAGATGCTGATGCGGCGAAGATTGTGCAACAGATCTTTATCCGGGAAGGGATTGAGTTAGTTCTCGGCTGTGAACCGGAACGGGTGGAGAAGACAGAAGCGGGGAAAGTCCTTCAGTTCAACCACAAGGGGGAGAAAAAACAGGTGGTGGTTGATGAAATCCTCATTGGTGCTGGGCGATCGCCGAATGTGGAAAGTTTGAACCTAGAGGCGGCTGGAGTGGCCTACAATCGCCGAGGGGTGGAGGTGAACGAGTATTTACAAACCAGCAACCCCAAAATTTATGCGGCGGGGGATATCTGCATGAATTGGAAATTTACCCATGCCGCCGATGCCGCCGCCCGGATTGTGATTCAGAATACCCTGTTTGCCCCCTTTGGCTTGGGACGACCGAAGTTAAGCAGTCAGGTGTTAATGGTGATGCGTCCGGCCCCATCCCCCATTAACCAGTACACTGCTTTTTTCATCTGGGTTTCTAATCAGGTCAAGTCAGCTTACCGCCAGTCTAGGGTATTTTTTGAGTGA
- a CDS encoding TVP38/TMEM64 family protein — translation MFSSLPLFSWFLIGAATPILTQDSPGGFNPQLWLQQALQSIQDLGGLGILAFIGLYVIATVAFLPGSIVTLGGGVVFGVVFGSLYVFIGAVLGSTLAFLIGRYLARNWVAGKIASNPKFAAIDNAVGREGFKIVFLTRLSPIFPFNLLNYAYGVTNVSLKDYVLGSLGMIPGTIMYVYIGSLAGSLATLGTGAATEDPQAELLQRVLQIIGFIATVAVTIYVTRIARKALTETVGEQVINSE, via the coding sequence ATGTTCTCAAGCCTACCCCTATTCTCCTGGTTTCTCATTGGGGCCGCCACCCCCATCCTGACCCAAGACAGCCCCGGGGGCTTCAACCCCCAACTCTGGTTACAACAAGCCCTACAAAGCATCCAAGACTTAGGGGGTCTAGGCATCCTCGCTTTTATTGGCCTGTATGTGATTGCGACTGTTGCCTTTCTCCCCGGTTCCATCGTTACCCTCGGCGGTGGAGTCGTCTTCGGGGTGGTTTTCGGCTCCCTCTATGTCTTCATCGGGGCTGTACTCGGCTCAACCCTCGCCTTTCTCATTGGACGCTATCTCGCCCGCAACTGGGTCGCCGGGAAAATTGCCAGTAACCCCAAATTTGCGGCCATTGACAACGCTGTCGGACGAGAAGGCTTCAAAATCGTGTTCCTAACCCGTCTATCCCCCATCTTTCCCTTCAACCTCCTCAACTACGCCTACGGCGTCACCAACGTCTCCCTCAAAGACTACGTTCTCGGTTCCCTCGGCATGATTCCCGGAACCATCATGTACGTCTACATCGGCTCTCTCGCAGGAAGCTTGGCCACCCTCGGAACCGGAGCCGCCACAGAAGATCCCCAAGCGGAACTGTTGCAACGTGTTCTACAAATTATTGGTTTCATCGCCACCGTGGCCGTGACCATTTACGTCACCCGCATCGCCCGTAAAGCCCTCACCGAAACCGTCGGCGAACAAGTCATCAACAGTGAATAG
- a CDS encoding tetratricopeptide repeat protein yields MSQEISQSVFRQQLLKRLQLTPASLRRISPRSRRSQYRAALNWLIHYDPPSPNSNLDQVRGYLEAFRHLREVEDWRRCQELLVLPLDSLTGEPLHKQLEIWGYYQEQMEMYEPLLGQGDALLNLVCLEGLGKAYSCLGDYTQAIAYHQQHLTLALRLGDQQNEAIALGNLGLEHYYLGEYDRAIRYFQKGLKLAQRLGDRAGIGQALGNLGLALHEQGDYEQAIAYHQQDLAIAQELNDRRGMGQALGNLGFAYYALGDYSQALGYEERYLDISRKIGFREGEAIALSNMGETYVCLGRYEEATESLQRALEIVREIGDRHGEAEGLKNLAELHQHLNNPERAIGYCQQALSIAKTLEIPLTQDCEALLDSLQSDAYSSG; encoded by the coding sequence GTGTCTCAGGAAATTTCTCAGTCTGTATTTCGTCAGCAACTTTTAAAACGGTTACAGCTGACCCCTGCTAGCTTGCGACGCATTTCTCCTCGAAGCCGCCGCAGCCAATATCGTGCGGCTCTCAACTGGCTGATTCACTATGATCCCCCCTCCCCCAACTCCAACTTAGATCAGGTGCGTGGCTATCTTGAGGCCTTTCGCCATTTGAGGGAAGTGGAAGATTGGCGACGCTGTCAGGAATTGTTAGTTTTACCCTTAGATTCATTAACCGGGGAACCCCTACATAAGCAACTAGAGATTTGGGGCTATTATCAAGAACAGATGGAGATGTATGAACCCCTCTTGGGTCAAGGGGATGCGCTCCTGAATTTGGTGTGTTTGGAGGGGTTGGGCAAGGCCTACTCCTGTTTGGGAGATTATACTCAGGCGATCGCCTATCACCAACAACATTTAACCCTGGCTCTACGGCTGGGGGATCAGCAAAATGAAGCCATTGCCTTAGGAAATTTGGGCTTAGAGCATTACTATTTGGGGGAGTATGACCGGGCGATTCGCTATTTTCAGAAGGGTCTGAAGTTGGCCCAACGTTTGGGCGATCGCGCAGGAATTGGCCAGGCTTTGGGAAATTTAGGCCTGGCCCTCCATGAACAAGGGGACTACGAGCAAGCGATCGCCTATCATCAACAGGATTTAGCCATTGCTCAGGAGTTAAATGACCGTCGAGGGATGGGTCAGGCCCTGGGAAACTTAGGATTTGCCTATTATGCCTTAGGGGATTATTCCCAAGCCCTCGGCTATGAGGAACGCTATCTGGATATCTCTCGCAAAATTGGCTTTCGCGAAGGCGAGGCGATCGCCCTGTCGAATATGGGCGAAACCTATGTCTGTCTGGGCCGTTATGAGGAGGCCACTGAGAGTCTGCAACGAGCCTTAGAGATTGTTCGGGAGATTGGCGATCGCCATGGGGAAGCCGAGGGCCTAAAAAACCTGGCGGAACTGCATCAACATCTCAATAACCCAGAGCGGGCGATCGGCTACTGTCAACAAGCCCTGAGCATTGCGAAAACCTTGGAAATCCCTCTGACTCAAGACTGTGAAGCTCTCCTAGACTCTCTCCAGTCCGATGCCTATTCGAGTGGGTAG
- a CDS encoding phosphate ABC transporter substrate-binding protein, protein MSQIQSGPPPIVYILLLALLGFGGYWFFVRTPENQSDQPSLPSEGVSARNDPSTPLTPSQFTVPGSLPSGTRLNLQGSTAMVSINSALKQGFEEQFSGVVVTTSATGSGDGISAVLSGNADLGASSRPLRSEEQAQGLVAVPIAEDAIALVVGVNNPFGQGLSQQDAVDIFTGQITNWSEIGGPDKPIRVLNRPPVSGTHQTFREVVLNGSNFGNTPNITTLERDATTPMLRALGNDGIGYATAAQIFNQSTVRPVAIDGLTPMAAQYPYRRNLYYVYKDPANETVQAFLGYAFSDAGQAAIARAAQD, encoded by the coding sequence ATGTCACAGATACAATCCGGGCCGCCCCCTATTGTCTATATCCTCCTCCTCGCCCTACTCGGCTTTGGTGGGTATTGGTTCTTTGTCCGCACCCCTGAAAACCAGTCAGATCAGCCATCCCTTCCCTCTGAGGGAGTCTCCGCCAGGAATGACCCATCAACCCCCCTCACCCCCAGCCAATTCACCGTCCCCGGAAGCCTTCCCAGCGGAACCCGCCTCAACCTGCAAGGCTCTACCGCCATGGTCTCTATCAATAGCGCCCTAAAACAGGGCTTTGAAGAGCAGTTTTCTGGAGTTGTGGTCACCACCTCGGCGACTGGGTCTGGAGACGGTATCAGCGCCGTTTTGTCCGGGAATGCTGACCTCGGGGCCTCCTCCCGTCCCCTGCGTTCTGAGGAACAGGCTCAAGGACTTGTCGCCGTTCCTATTGCCGAAGATGCGATCGCCCTAGTAGTGGGGGTGAACAATCCCTTTGGCCAGGGACTTAGCCAACAAGACGCCGTTGACATCTTCACCGGACAAATTACCAACTGGTCTGAAATTGGCGGCCCCGACAAACCCATTCGCGTCCTCAATCGCCCCCCCGTCAGCGGCACTCACCAAACCTTCCGGGAGGTCGTTCTCAACGGTAGCAACTTTGGCAACACTCCCAATATCACGACCCTAGAGCGAGATGCCACCACCCCCATGTTGCGGGCCCTAGGCAACGACGGCATCGGCTACGCCACCGCCGCCCAAATTTTCAACCAAAGCACCGTCCGTCCCGTGGCCATTGACGGCTTAACCCCCATGGCCGCTCAATATCCTTATCGGCGTAACCTTTACTACGTCTATAAAGACCCCGCCAACGAGACCGTTCAAGCCTTCCTTGGCTATGCCTTCTCCGACGCCGGACAAGCTGCGATCGCCCGGGCAGCACAAGACTAG
- a CDS encoding PspA/IM30 family protein, whose product MQQSVQDLEQTVRAQRSAYRQAELKYKAKQRQVESYEKQAAIAQQQGDKAGARLAMTQAIRLEKLLPQIGDRLHHAQEFLQASEERLQRETIQLEAYRLDVEHLKDMAELGNVLDPMSQLSRQQNLETARSHLDDARDRLELQRLEEQALTELSQTQPGDMEADSEHYHLNEEVERRLQQFDQSP is encoded by the coding sequence ATGCAGCAGTCCGTCCAAGATCTAGAACAAACCGTGCGCGCTCAACGCTCCGCCTACCGTCAGGCTGAGTTGAAATACAAAGCGAAACAGCGCCAAGTCGAGTCCTATGAAAAACAGGCGGCGATCGCCCAACAACAAGGAGATAAAGCTGGGGCACGGTTAGCCATGACGCAAGCGATACGACTTGAAAAACTGTTGCCTCAAATTGGCGATCGCCTGCATCACGCCCAAGAGTTTTTACAAGCCTCCGAGGAACGACTGCAACGGGAGACGATTCAACTCGAAGCCTATCGCCTAGATGTGGAGCATCTCAAGGATATGGCTGAACTCGGCAATGTTCTCGATCCCATGAGCCAACTGTCTCGTCAACAGAACTTAGAAACGGCGCGATCGCACCTCGACGATGCCCGAGACCGCCTGGAACTGCAACGCCTCGAAGAACAAGCCTTAACAGAACTCTCCCAGACGCAACCGGGCGATATGGAGGCTGACTCAGAACACTATCACCTCAACGAAGAAGTCGAGCGCCGCCTACAACAGTTCGATCAGTCTCCCTAA